In one window of Hymenobacter nivis DNA:
- a CDS encoding vanadium-dependent haloperoxidase: MERDKLGLTETVKLFFAVSNAVFDASIATWKAKRFYGYCRPITAIRYLFRGKTIQAWGGAGKGVVDLPGELWRPFQADNFLTPPFSEYVSGHSAFSMAAATVLKAYTGSNQFGYFYMQRKPLTADPPEEALVILLVWNTFRDAAFDASESRLYGSIHFYEGNVAGLERGKKMGTNAFQKAQAYRAGTVAQPAVEWL; encoded by the coding sequence GTGGAGCGCGACAAGCTGGGTTTGACCGAAACGGTAAAGCTATTTTTTGCCGTCTCGAATGCGGTGTTCGACGCATCCATTGCCACCTGGAAGGCCAAGCGGTTTTACGGCTACTGCCGACCCATCACGGCCATTCGCTACCTGTTTCGGGGCAAAACCATTCAGGCCTGGGGCGGGGCCGGCAAGGGCGTCGTCGACCTGCCCGGCGAGCTATGGCGGCCGTTTCAAGCCGATAACTTTCTTACCCCGCCGTTCTCGGAGTACGTTTCGGGCCACAGCGCCTTCAGCATGGCCGCCGCTACGGTGCTCAAAGCCTACACCGGCAGCAACCAGTTCGGCTACTTCTACATGCAGCGCAAGCCGCTGACCGCCGACCCGCCCGAAGAGGCACTGGTCATCCTGCTGGTTTGGAACACGTTCCGCGACGCAGCCTTCGACGCCAGCGAATCGCGCCTCTACGGCAGCATTCATTTCTACGAGGGCAACGTAGCCGGGCTGGAGCGGGGCAAAAAGATGGGCACCAATGCCTTCCAGAAAGCGCAGGCCTACCGGGCGGGCACAGTAGCGCAGCCGGCAGTGGAATGGCTTTAA
- a CDS encoding FKBP-type peptidyl-prolyl cis-trans isomerase encodes MTTISENQVVTITYDLSVTDENQEKVLVESAEADAPMIFIYGQSGLPEEFERQLDGKNAGDTFRFSLTPEQAYGEYDEQALVEIPKDVFMIDGKLDDEMLQEGNFLPMADNEGNHMQAKVVSIGETAVQMDFNHPLAGMVMHFDGKVADVRPATPEELAHGHVHGEGGHQH; translated from the coding sequence ATGACTACCATCAGCGAGAACCAAGTCGTTACCATCACTTATGACCTGAGCGTAACCGACGAAAACCAGGAAAAAGTGTTAGTTGAGTCGGCTGAAGCCGACGCCCCCATGATCTTCATTTACGGCCAGAGCGGCTTGCCCGAAGAGTTCGAGCGCCAGCTCGACGGCAAGAACGCCGGCGACACGTTCCGGTTCAGCCTCACCCCCGAGCAGGCCTACGGCGAGTACGACGAGCAGGCGCTGGTTGAAATTCCGAAGGACGTGTTCATGATCGACGGCAAGCTCGACGACGAGATGCTGCAAGAGGGCAACTTCCTGCCCATGGCCGACAACGAAGGCAACCACATGCAGGCTAAGGTGGTCAGCATCGGCGAAACCGCCGTGCAAATGGACTTTAACCACCCGCTGGCCGGCATGGTGATGCACTTCGACGGCAAAGTGGCCGACGTGCGCCCCGCTACCCCCGAGGAGCTGGCCCACGGCCACGTGCACGGCGAAGGCGGCCACCAGCACTAA
- a CDS encoding helix-turn-helix domain-containing protein: protein MSRVNTPLLDEAARAALESLYKQHPNHTLRQRCQLVLLKATGRTSHDVGQVVGLCHVSVNSWLKRYRKEGINGLETKPGRGRKSLLTVAADQASVRAAVATNRQRIALAKAEWESQRVAGEPAVGRDAFRAFLKALVADTSASGGARPRSPTRSTTPKRSNA from the coding sequence ATGAGTCGCGTTAACACTCCCCTGTTGGATGAGGCCGCACGGGCAGCCCTGGAATCGTTGTACAAACAGCATCCGAACCATACCCTGCGGCAGCGCTGCCAACTGGTGCTACTCAAAGCCACGGGCCGCACTTCGCACGACGTTGGTCAAGTGGTCGGCCTCTGTCATGTCAGCGTCAACAGCTGGCTCAAACGCTACCGCAAAGAAGGGATTAACGGACTGGAAACCAAGCCCGGACGCGGCCGTAAATCCCTGCTCACGGTCGCCGCTGACCAAGCCAGCGTGCGGGCCGCCGTGGCCACCAATCGCCAGCGCATTGCCTTGGCCAAGGCCGAGTGGGAAAGCCAGCGGGTGGCGGGGGAACCGGCCGTGGGACGCGATGCCTTCCGCGCTTTTTTAAAAGCCTTGGTGGCCGATACAAGCGCATCCGGCGGCGCCCGGCCAAGGAGCCCGACCCGCTCCACTACGCCGAAACGGTCGAACGCTTAG
- a CDS encoding ACP phosphodiesterase, with the protein MNFLAHLFLAGPPYAAAYADHLVGQFVADAVPGRRLEAYAHAPGVQAGIRQHRAIDAFTDQHPVVRRATARLRLAGHGKYAGVVSDVFFDHFLARGFAGFSAEPLPAFTRRVYAQLEARQADFPARVQQFFPHLVQHDWLGHYAEVAGVARALAGLSRRAAPGSGLERGGLELVANYAAYEADFQAFFPELQAFAAAGYPGP; encoded by the coding sequence ATGAATTTTTTGGCCCACCTCTTCCTCGCCGGCCCGCCCTACGCCGCCGCCTACGCCGACCACCTCGTGGGCCAGTTCGTGGCCGACGCCGTGCCCGGCCGCCGGCTCGAAGCCTACGCCCACGCGCCCGGCGTGCAGGCCGGCATCCGCCAGCACCGCGCCATTGATGCCTTCACCGATCAGCACCCGGTGGTGCGCCGCGCCACGGCCCGCCTGCGCCTGGCCGGCCACGGCAAGTACGCGGGCGTGGTGAGCGACGTGTTTTTCGACCACTTCCTGGCCCGGGGCTTCGCTGGGTTTTCGGCCGAGCCCCTGCCCGCATTCACCCGCCGCGTGTACGCCCAACTGGAGGCCCGGCAGGCCGATTTTCCGGCCCGGGTGCAACAGTTTTTTCCGCACCTGGTGCAGCACGACTGGCTGGGGCACTACGCCGAAGTGGCGGGCGTGGCTAGGGCCCTGGCCGGCCTCAGCCGCCGCGCCGCGCCCGGCTCGGGCCTGGAGCGGGGGGGGCTGGAGCTGGTGGCCAACTACGCCGCCTACGAAGCCGATTTCCAAGCGTTCTTCCCGGAATTGCAGGCATTTGCCGCGGCGGGCTACCCGGGGCCCTAG
- a CDS encoding integrase core domain-containing protein → MAIDRTSKLAFAHLYDQATQATAVAFLERVLPSFPYKIQKLLTDNGSQFRYLPHQTKAGRHPVGQLCDQWGIAQRFTKSLHPWTNGQVERMNRTLKEATIKRFHYETTNQLNEYLQTFLAAYNYAKRLKCLRGLTPYEFVCVEWRKNPGIFIRDPSHHTPVPYTTPVT, encoded by the coding sequence GTGGCCATCGACCGCACCAGCAAGCTGGCCTTTGCCCACCTTTACGACCAGGCCACGCAGGCCACGGCAGTAGCCTTTCTGGAACGGGTACTGCCCTCATTTCCCTATAAAATTCAGAAGCTATTGACCGACAACGGCAGTCAATTTCGCTACCTGCCCCACCAGACCAAGGCAGGCCGCCACCCGGTCGGTCAGCTCTGCGACCAGTGGGGCATCGCGCAACGCTTTACCAAGTCCCTGCATCCCTGGACCAACGGCCAAGTGGAACGCATGAACCGGACGCTCAAAGAAGCGACGATTAAACGGTTTCACTACGAGACTACGAACCAGCTCAACGAATATTTACAGACTTTTTTAGCAGCCTATAATTACGCCAAACGGCTCAAATGCTTGCGCGGCTTGACACCCTACGAATTCGTGTGTGTGGAATGGCGGAAAAATCCTGGCATCTTTATCCGTGATCCATCCCACCATACACCGGTACCATACACTACCCCTGTTACATGA
- a CDS encoding DNA topoisomerase IB, with protein sequence MPTAAPAARPKTRKKHLAPTAHELYKDPAQQAAQAGLHYATDAAPGYARKAGRSGKFSYHDAQGHKVTDAAVLERIAGFVIPPAWTDVWVAQDARAHLQVTGHDTVGRKQYRYHPAWDEIRSLTKFSRLQAFGEKLPALRQQLQRDLARPALSREQVVALVISLIDQSFIRVGNQEYAKKNKSYGLTTLHDEHVTFKGDAVRFAFVGKKGVAHDVTLRDRRLARLVRKCQEIPGQHLFQYYAADGQRHALESGDVNGYLHEHTGLALSAKDFRTWGGTVKMVECLESALTEEPDLAPEKVIRKAVKDVASGLGNTPTVCSKYYIHPQVVTLFKSGELIDYLRAHDATPAPQDPLSPTERLVLKMLAAIA encoded by the coding sequence ATGCCCACCGCCGCGCCCGCCGCCCGCCCCAAAACCCGCAAGAAGCACCTCGCGCCCACCGCCCACGAGCTCTACAAAGATCCCGCCCAGCAGGCCGCCCAGGCCGGGCTGCACTACGCTACCGATGCCGCCCCCGGCTACGCCCGCAAGGCCGGCCGGAGCGGTAAATTCAGCTACCACGATGCCCAGGGCCACAAAGTGACCGACGCCGCGGTGCTTGAGCGCATCGCCGGTTTCGTAATTCCGCCGGCCTGGACGGACGTGTGGGTAGCCCAGGACGCCCGGGCCCACTTGCAGGTGACGGGCCACGACACGGTGGGCCGCAAGCAGTACCGCTACCACCCGGCCTGGGACGAAATCCGTAGCCTGACCAAGTTTTCGCGCTTGCAAGCATTTGGCGAGAAGCTGCCCGCTCTGCGCCAGCAGCTCCAGCGCGACTTGGCCCGCCCAGCGCTGAGCCGCGAGCAGGTGGTGGCCCTGGTGATTTCGCTCATCGACCAGTCGTTTATCCGGGTGGGTAACCAGGAATATGCGAAGAAGAATAAAAGCTACGGCCTCACCACGCTGCACGACGAGCACGTAACGTTTAAGGGCGACGCTGTGCGCTTCGCCTTCGTGGGCAAAAAGGGCGTGGCCCACGACGTAACGCTGCGCGACCGCCGCCTGGCCCGCCTCGTGCGCAAGTGCCAGGAAATTCCCGGCCAGCACCTGTTCCAATACTATGCCGCCGACGGCCAGCGCCACGCCCTGGAATCGGGCGATGTGAACGGTTACCTGCACGAGCACACCGGCTTGGCCCTCTCGGCTAAGGACTTCCGCACTTGGGGCGGCACCGTAAAAATGGTGGAATGCCTCGAAAGCGCGCTCACCGAAGAGCCCGATTTGGCCCCCGAAAAAGTTATCCGCAAAGCCGTGAAGGATGTGGCCAGCGGCCTGGGCAACACGCCCACTGTATGCTCAAAATACTACATCCACCCGCAGGTGGTCACGCTCTTCAAATCGGGCGAACTCATTGATTACTTGCGCGCCCACGACGCCACCCCCGCCCCCCAAGACCCGCTTTCGCCTACCGAGCGCCTAGTGCTGAAAATGCTGGCCGCCATCGCGTAA
- a CDS encoding peroxiredoxin-like family protein: MSNRLLIPLAALALALPVASYAQQTPPRMATPLVVGSVAPAFKGLDAAGRPVALQQLLKKGPVVLYFYRGQWCPFCNKQLSQLQDSLQLLTAKGAQVVVVTPETQENIGKTVAKTKAAFPIVHDQDFAIMTAYHTAFTVDPATVLKYKAFGVDLQKANASPDDVLPVPATYVIGRDGRIKFTYFNPDYRQRVSVRRVAAAL, from the coding sequence ATGAGCAACCGCCTGCTGATACCCCTTGCCGCACTCGCCTTGGCCTTGCCCGTGGCCAGCTATGCCCAGCAAACGCCGCCTCGCATGGCCACGCCCCTGGTCGTGGGCTCGGTGGCCCCGGCTTTCAAGGGCCTCGATGCCGCCGGCCGGCCCGTGGCGCTACAGCAGTTGCTGAAGAAAGGGCCGGTGGTGCTCTACTTCTACCGGGGTCAGTGGTGCCCCTTCTGCAACAAGCAGCTCAGCCAGTTGCAGGATTCCTTGCAACTGCTCACGGCCAAGGGGGCCCAAGTGGTGGTGGTAACGCCCGAAACTCAGGAGAACATCGGCAAGACCGTGGCCAAGACCAAGGCGGCCTTCCCCATCGTGCACGACCAGGACTTTGCCATTATGACTGCCTACCACACGGCCTTCACCGTGGATCCCGCTACCGTGCTCAAGTACAAGGCCTTCGGGGTGGATTTACAAAAGGCCAACGCTTCGCCCGACGATGTGCTGCCCGTGCCGGCTACCTACGTCATCGGCCGCGATGGCCGCATCAAGTTCACTTACTTCAACCCCGATTACCGCCAGCGCGTGTCGGTGCGCCGGGTGGCCGCGGCGCTGTAG
- a CDS encoding spheroidene monooxygenase, whose protein sequence is MPLTTLSLVTLQPGHARWALAQMGTAPPQLRRVAGLRFAKLLGSGAGGFGALPNLRRYGLMAVWADADAAAAFFAQHPLWQAYQTRAAETWTAHLGPIKAHGLWDGTAPFDYPADAPTAALAAGGPVAVLTRASIRWWKTPRFWRYVAPTSAALAGAPGVALAIGLGELPVVRQATFSVWRSAAAMQQYAYHDARHREAMRLTRQENWYAEEMFARFQVLASAGTVDGNDPLAGLFAAE, encoded by the coding sequence TTGCCCCTTACCACACTTTCCCTCGTCACGCTGCAGCCCGGCCACGCCCGCTGGGCCCTGGCCCAAATGGGCACCGCCCCGCCGCAGCTGCGGCGCGTGGCGGGCCTGCGCTTCGCCAAGCTGCTGGGCAGCGGCGCGGGTGGCTTCGGGGCCCTGCCCAACCTGCGCCGCTACGGCCTGATGGCCGTGTGGGCCGACGCCGACGCTGCCGCCGCGTTCTTCGCCCAGCACCCGCTCTGGCAGGCCTACCAAACCCGCGCCGCCGAAACCTGGACGGCCCACCTGGGGCCCATCAAAGCGCACGGGCTCTGGGACGGCACCGCCCCATTTGACTACCCCGCCGACGCCCCAACGGCTGCCCTAGCCGCTGGGGGCCCCGTGGCCGTGCTCACCCGCGCCAGCATCCGGTGGTGGAAAACACCCCGCTTCTGGCGCTACGTAGCTCCCACCAGCGCGGCCCTGGCAGGGGCCCCCGGCGTGGCCCTGGCCATCGGGTTGGGCGAGCTGCCGGTGGTGCGCCAGGCCACGTTCAGCGTGTGGCGCTCGGCGGCAGCCATGCAGCAGTACGCCTACCACGACGCCCGCCATCGCGAAGCCATGCGCCTCACGCGCCAGGAAAACTGGTACGCCGAGGAGATGTTCGCCCGCTTCCAGGTGCTGGCCAGCGCCGGCACCGTGGACGGCAACGACCCGCTGGCCGGGCTGTTCGCGGCCGAATAA
- a CDS encoding pyridoxamine 5'-phosphate oxidase family protein encodes MSDSKTPVTHDLNKLFDKIKDVRIAMLTTFDEQQNLHSRPMATIRPEADGSLLFLTDADSAKVYEVNKDSKVNLSYTNPETNVYVSVSGTANAYRDAAKAAELYTEPLRAWFPKGKDDPSIMILKVTVERGEYWDSPSSLLSRAYGYVRAVATGEASKDDDVNEHAQVVVK; translated from the coding sequence ATGTCTGATTCGAAAACGCCCGTTACCCACGACCTGAACAAGCTGTTTGATAAAATCAAGGACGTGCGCATTGCCATGCTCACCACCTTCGACGAGCAGCAGAACCTGCACAGCCGCCCCATGGCCACCATCCGGCCCGAGGCCGACGGCTCGCTGCTGTTCCTCACCGACGCCGATTCGGCCAAGGTGTACGAAGTGAACAAAGACAGCAAAGTGAACCTGAGCTACACCAACCCCGAAACCAACGTGTACGTGTCGGTATCGGGCACGGCCAACGCCTACCGGGACGCCGCCAAGGCCGCCGAGCTGTATACCGAGCCGCTGCGCGCCTGGTTCCCGAAGGGCAAGGACGACCCCAGCATCATGATTTTGAAGGTGACCGTGGAGCGCGGCGAATACTGGGACTCGCCCAGCAGCCTGCTCAGCCGCGCCTACGGCTACGTCCGCGCCGTGGCCACCGGCGAGGCCAGCAAGGACGACGACGTGAACGAGCACGCCCAGGTAGTAGTAAAATAA
- a CDS encoding App1 family protein: MRELLSRLLHLDNHRLARLGWARPLQLLTYRTYGTAGRFYVKGRLLTDPGLAPATAADSRWRNFRNMARRFLSYEIAGAGLVAERAGGAPQPIATDAEGYFTLVLEAPPQPPPGALLWQPVAVRLAQLPGGAPLPAQPIRAVAEVLVPPAGAEFGVISDLDDTVFESGATNFLRMGFTVLLRNALSHQPFTGVGAFYRALQLGCTGRPDNPFFYISSSPWNLYDALDEFLALHRIPKGALLLRDVGLRPRNPAPPTAEGLAAAAHFGHKLHEIENVLRAYPRLPFVLLGDSGQEDARIYREVVRRYPGRIRAVYIRDVQVPKRALAIPQLVAELRAENVEMLLVPDYATAMRHAAARGLIADGAAGN, encoded by the coding sequence TTGCGCGAACTGCTTTCCCGCCTGCTGCACCTCGACAACCACCGCCTGGCCCGCCTGGGCTGGGCGCGGCCGCTGCAACTCCTCACCTACCGCACCTACGGCACCGCCGGGCGCTTCTACGTGAAGGGCCGCCTGCTCACCGACCCCGGCCTGGCCCCCGCCACGGCGGCCGATTCGCGCTGGCGCAACTTCCGCAACATGGCCCGGCGCTTCCTCAGCTACGAAATTGCCGGGGCCGGGCTGGTGGCCGAACGCGCCGGCGGGGCCCCGCAGCCCATCGCGACCGACGCCGAGGGCTACTTCACCCTCGTGCTGGAGGCCCCGCCCCAGCCGCCGCCGGGGGCCCTGCTGTGGCAGCCAGTAGCCGTGCGCCTGGCCCAGCTGCCCGGCGGCGCGCCGCTACCCGCCCAGCCTATACGAGCCGTGGCCGAGGTGCTGGTGCCGCCCGCCGGGGCCGAGTTCGGGGTAATTTCCGACCTCGACGATACGGTGTTCGAGTCGGGGGCCACCAATTTTCTGCGCATGGGCTTCACGGTGCTGCTGCGCAACGCCCTCTCGCACCAGCCCTTTACGGGCGTGGGCGCGTTCTACCGGGCCCTGCAACTGGGCTGCACCGGGCGGCCCGACAACCCGTTTTTCTACATCAGTAGCAGTCCCTGGAACCTCTACGACGCGCTCGACGAGTTCCTCGCCCTGCACCGCATCCCGAAGGGGGCCCTGTTGCTGCGCGACGTGGGCCTGCGCCCGCGCAACCCCGCGCCCCCCACCGCCGAGGGCCTGGCCGCCGCCGCCCACTTCGGCCACAAGCTGCACGAAATCGAGAACGTGCTGCGCGCCTACCCGCGCCTGCCCTTCGTGCTGCTCGGCGACAGCGGCCAGGAAGACGCCCGCATCTACCGCGAGGTGGTGCGCCGCTACCCCGGCCGCATCCGCGCCGTGTACATCCGCGACGTGCAAGTGCCCAAGCGGGCCCTGGCCATCCCGCAGCTGGTGGCCGAGCTGCGCGCCGAAAACGTGGAAATGCTGCTCGTGCCCGACTATGCCACCGCCATGCGCCACGCCGCCGCGCGGGGGCTGATTGCGGACGGGGCGGCGGGCAACTGA
- a CDS encoding IS630 family transposase, whose translation MRRRPAKEPDPLHYAETVERLAELETLAEAGELTLFYGDESHVCQQGYVPYGWQFPGEDVFIPAQKGVRLNCWGLFSRDNQCHWATTCQNITAAFVAEKLDALSLRIAGPTVIVLDNASIHKAHLIRQRRAVWAQRDLRLFFLPPYSPHLNLAETLWRHLKGGWLQPQDYAQADDLAYATNRCLANFGKQLVITFSPFNAN comes from the coding sequence ATCCGGCGGCGCCCGGCCAAGGAGCCCGACCCGCTCCACTACGCCGAAACGGTCGAACGCTTAGCAGAATTGGAGACCTTGGCCGAGGCCGGCGAGTTGACCCTGTTCTACGGCGATGAATCGCACGTCTGCCAGCAAGGCTACGTGCCCTACGGCTGGCAATTTCCGGGCGAAGACGTGTTTATCCCCGCTCAAAAAGGTGTTCGCCTCAACTGCTGGGGCCTCTTCAGCCGCGATAACCAGTGTCATTGGGCCACCACCTGCCAGAACATTACCGCCGCTTTTGTAGCCGAAAAATTAGACGCTCTTTCACTGCGAATCGCTGGTCCAACGGTTATTGTGCTAGACAATGCCAGCATCCACAAGGCGCATCTTATCCGGCAACGGCGGGCGGTCTGGGCGCAACGGGACCTGCGTCTGTTTTTTCTGCCGCCCTATTCGCCCCACCTCAACCTGGCCGAAACCCTATGGCGGCATTTAAAGGGCGGTTGGCTCCAACCCCAGGACTACGCCCAGGCCGATGACTTGGCCTACGCCACCAATCGCTGCCTCGCAAATTTCGGGAAGCAACTCGTTATTACGTTCAGCCCATTTAATGCAAACTAA
- a CDS encoding DUF1345 domain-containing protein: MTAQISDTDVTSLRMRQLTLAHGLLSFGFNMAIIALGVNVVSSIL; encoded by the coding sequence ATGACGGCCCAAATCTCGGACACGGACGTCACCTCCCTCCGGATGCGCCAACTCACGCTGGCCCATGGCCTGCTTTCGTTTGGCTTCAATATGGCCATTATTGCCCTCGGGGTCAACGTCGTGTCCAGTATCCTGTAA
- a CDS encoding transposase, translated as MKDSPPPTKRRRYDAAFRAEALRLASESRSPQAAARALNSDPKRIYKWQKEALTPVAAARGAELDPAAATELRQLRAANRRQAQELEI; from the coding sequence ATGAAAGACAGCCCCCCACCTACCAAACGCCGGCGCTATGATGCCGCCTTCCGGGCCGAAGCCTTGCGCCTGGCTAGTGAAAGCCGCTCGCCCCAGGCCGCTGCGCGCGCCCTGAATAGCGACCCCAAACGAATCTATAAGTGGCAAAAGGAAGCGCTCACACCGGTGGCCGCTGCTCGTGGCGCAGAACTTGACCCCGCCGCGGCCACTGAACTGCGCCAACTGCGGGCCGCCAATCGGCGGCAGGCCCAGGAGCTGGAAATTTAA
- a CDS encoding dihydrolipoyl dehydrogenase family protein yields MAEDTADFDLIVLGAGSAGLGLALFMARIKLRVLLIDRTAEDVGGDCLNHGCVPSKALIHAARQVHQARQATQFGLQVSGPADMAKVMAYVQGRQDIIRHHENPEYLRGLGVTVEIGTPRFVGDHAVEINGHTHTGRKLVVATGSRPQQLQVPGSEQVRLYDNQHVWDLRELPRRLLVVGGGPNGVELGQAMQRLGAQVTIVHRGPSILEKEDPTIRAVLAERLRAEGLVVHLEAEVEAFTSASQARVKPRADDPFTVDFDLVYVAIGRHVSFEGLQLERAGVDVDEKGHICLNEHLQTTNPDIFVAGDAANSLKFSHGAELHVRLLLFNFFSPIKKKLSYDHFSWVTFTDPEVAHFGLDAAELDKRGTAYERWETDFADDDRAVVDSYRDGRLLLFIEKHALPLPGRKRRILGGAMVAPGAGELIQELILANASGLGISELFDKVYPYPVAARINQQLIVAHQDVSPLLQTALDVAFKLQ; encoded by the coding sequence ATGGCCGAAGACACTGCTGATTTTGACCTGATTGTGCTTGGGGCCGGTTCGGCCGGGCTGGGGCTAGCCCTGTTCATGGCCCGTATTAAGCTGCGGGTGCTGCTCATCGACCGCACGGCCGAAGACGTGGGCGGCGACTGCCTCAACCACGGCTGCGTGCCCAGCAAGGCCCTGATTCATGCCGCGCGGCAGGTGCACCAGGCCCGGCAGGCCACCCAGTTTGGCTTGCAGGTGAGCGGCCCGGCCGATATGGCCAAGGTGATGGCCTACGTGCAGGGCCGGCAGGACATCATCCGCCACCACGAAAACCCGGAGTATCTGCGCGGGCTGGGCGTCACCGTCGAAATCGGAACGCCCCGGTTTGTGGGCGACCACGCCGTGGAAATCAACGGCCATACCCACACCGGGCGCAAGCTGGTGGTAGCCACCGGCTCGCGGCCGCAGCAGCTGCAAGTGCCCGGCTCCGAGCAGGTGCGCCTCTACGACAACCAGCACGTGTGGGACCTGCGCGAGCTGCCCCGGCGCTTGCTAGTGGTGGGCGGGGGCCCCAACGGCGTGGAGCTGGGCCAGGCCATGCAGCGGCTAGGCGCGCAGGTAACCATTGTGCACCGCGGGCCCAGCATTCTCGAAAAGGAAGACCCCACCATCCGGGCCGTGCTGGCCGAGCGGCTGCGGGCCGAGGGCCTCGTCGTTCACCTGGAAGCCGAAGTAGAGGCTTTTACGTCGGCCTCGCAGGCCCGCGTGAAGCCCAGGGCTGACGACCCGTTTACGGTGGATTTTGACCTGGTGTACGTGGCAATTGGGCGGCACGTGAGCTTTGAGGGGCTGCAATTGGAACGCGCCGGGGTGGACGTGGACGAGAAAGGCCACATTTGCCTCAACGAGCATCTGCAAACTACCAACCCCGATATTTTCGTGGCCGGCGACGCGGCCAACTCGCTCAAGTTCAGCCACGGGGCCGAGCTGCACGTGCGCCTGCTGCTGTTCAACTTCTTCTCGCCCATCAAGAAGAAACTCAGCTACGACCACTTTTCCTGGGTCACCTTCACCGATCCCGAGGTGGCGCACTTCGGCCTCGATGCCGCCGAGCTCGACAAGCGCGGCACGGCCTACGAGCGCTGGGAAACCGACTTTGCCGACGACGACCGCGCCGTGGTGGACAGCTACCGCGACGGCCGGTTGCTACTTTTCATCGAGAAACATGCCCTGCCGCTGCCCGGCCGCAAGCGCCGCATCCTGGGCGGAGCCATGGTGGCCCCCGGCGCGGGCGAACTCATTCAGGAGCTGATTCTGGCCAATGCCAGCGGGCTGGGCATCAGCGAGCTATTCGACAAAGTGTACCCGTACCCCGTGGCGGCCCGCATCAACCAGCAGCTCATTGTGGCGCACCAGGACGTGTCGCCGCTGCTGCAAACGGCGCTCGACGTGGCGTTTAAGCTGCAATAG
- a CDS encoding integrase core domain-containing protein produces the protein MRHDHQAVRSQSWRGDCYDNAQAESLWSRLKTEVLELRERPVFADLADAQASVATYFDYYNYERLHSSIGYQLPYHTHQQLLQLNALNCPA, from the coding sequence TTGCGCCACGACCACCAAGCCGTGCGCTCGCAAAGCTGGCGCGGCGATTGCTACGACAATGCCCAGGCAGAAAGCTTGTGGTCGCGCCTCAAAACGGAGGTGCTCGAACTGCGCGAACGGCCCGTTTTTGCCGACCTGGCCGACGCCCAGGCCAGCGTGGCCACCTATTTTGACTACTACAATTACGAGCGTTTACACTCCAGTATCGGCTATCAACTGCCCTATCACACTCATCAACAGCTTCTTCAACTCAATGCCCTAAACTGCCCAGCGTAA
- a CDS encoding acyltransferase: protein MRVGKGTVLPRLFITWPHQVAIGSNCLLEEGIRFKFDGIWQPGPSIQIKDRVFLGSGCEFNISVSITVGSDSLVASGCRFIDHDHGTAPGGLIREQSGPTGPITLEENVWLGCNVVVLKGVTIGSGAVVAAGAVVNKSVPSNEIWAGVPARKIGQRY, encoded by the coding sequence ATGCGCGTCGGAAAGGGCACGGTGCTGCCGCGCCTGTTCATTACGTGGCCGCACCAGGTGGCGATTGGCAGCAATTGTTTGCTGGAGGAGGGCATCCGCTTCAAATTTGACGGCATCTGGCAGCCTGGGCCGTCCATTCAAATCAAGGACCGCGTATTTTTGGGGTCTGGGTGTGAATTTAATATTTCCGTAAGCATTACCGTTGGCAGCGATTCGCTCGTTGCCTCGGGCTGCCGCTTCATCGACCATGACCACGGCACGGCTCCGGGCGGGTTAATTCGTGAGCAGTCGGGCCCCACGGGGCCGATTACGCTGGAAGAAAACGTTTGGCTGGGCTGCAACGTGGTGGTGCTCAAAGGCGTGACGATTGGCAGTGGGGCCGTGGTGGCTGCCGGGGCCGTTGTCAACAAGTCGGTGCCTTCAAACGAAATATGGGCGGGTGTACCGGCTCGAAAAATTGGCCAACGCTACTGA